The genome window CATTTATATTAATATTTAATAAAGTCTAAATATAAAGGTTCCCGATTTCGGGACACAGGGACAGGCACCCTGACCCACATTCTTCAACAATATTGTTTTAATGATTCTCCCCTGTATCCAAAGAAGGTAAAAAAGACCAAGTGTCCCTAACACTCAGTCTAAGCCATTTTTTGAGACACGGTGCCTGTCCCCTAAGGCAATAAATACAGTAAAACACAAAAATAATGACAAATCGTGCCAATTAATACAAACAAATGCCAGACAAGATGATGATAACGAAAACCTCGCCAAACATAAAAAATTGCACCAAACGTATAAAACAATCCACCAACAACTAGTAATACTACTCCATTAGGAGCAAGATTTTCTATAATTTGCCTCCATCCGAGGACAACTATCCAGCCCATTAATACGTAGAGCAATGTAGAGGTATGGAGAAACTTCTTAGTAAAAAAGGCTTTGAAAACAACTCCACCAACCGCTATCCCCCAGACGATACCGAACATCGTCCAACCAAGTGTTCCTTGAATCACATGGAAAATAAATGGGGTATAGGTTCCAGCAATGAATAAATAAATCGAGGAATGATCGAAAATCTCAAATAAATCCTTTGCCTTTCCTTGGGGCAGTGCATGAACCAATGTAGAGGAAATATATAGTATGACCATCGTTGTGCCAAAGATCGTAAAACTAACAATATGCCAGGCCGTTCCGTTCATAGTGGCGGCAACTATTAATACGACTAAGCCTACGATACTGAATAATGCCCCAATTCCATGCGTAACTGCATTTGCAATTTCTTCGCCTTTTGAAAAAATATGTGTATTTGCCACTTTCATCATTCCCTAGTTCAAATTTCTGCTCTCGTCGCACTAAAAAAATTTTCAAAACCCGATTGTTTTTAGCACTAAAGATTTAAAATGCACATTAA of Oceanobacillus zhaokaii contains these proteins:
- the trhA gene encoding PAQR family membrane homeostasis protein TrhA; the protein is MANTHIFSKGEEIANAVTHGIGALFSIVGLVVLIVAATMNGTAWHIVSFTIFGTTMVILYISSTLVHALPQGKAKDLFEIFDHSSIYLFIAGTYTPFIFHVIQGTLGWTMFGIVWGIAVGGVVFKAFFTKKFLHTSTLLYVLMGWIVVLGWRQIIENLAPNGVVLLVVGGLFYTFGAIFYVWRGFRYHHLVWHLFVLIGTICHYFCVLLYLLP